The Streptomyces tendae genome has a window encoding:
- a CDS encoding SpoIIE family protein phosphatase — protein MWMAWGEELTFFCNAAYRRDTLGRKYPWALGRPASEVWAEIWGDIGPRIEAVLGTGQATWDEGLLLFLERSGYTEETYHTFSYSPLRDDAGDIVGMLCVVSEETERVIGERRMATLRDLGSDPSVIRTEQEVLAFADRQLSRNRKDLPFTLTYLFDGDDARLAGATGVTPGLPVAPRLLPLAGSEGPWPAAALAEGEARVVPLTGVPFDALPGGDWPEPPTEALVVPLLQQGSAPYGFLVAALNRYRELDERYRGFIELAAGHIASGIGSARSYEAQQRRAEELAELDRAKTTFFSNISHELRTPLTLIMGPVEELRTRLTDAGEEIRTELDVIHRNGLRLGKLVNTLLDFSRIEAGRMQAAYEPVELGAVTAELASVFRSAVERAGLTFDVDCSSLDEPVYVDRSMWEKVVLNLLSNALKFTFEGTVGVAVRRSGSHAVVTVADTGTGVPEAEMPRLFERFHRIENARSRSNEGSGIGLALVRELVGLHGGTIDAESAEGKGTTFTIRLPFGTGHLPADSVVAAPAGTPASATADPYVHEALRWLPESAAGTTADDGAETAGAAPLGSDAGTTRSARVLVADDNADMREYLTRILTAGGYEVTAVTDGVEALDAARRRTPDLVVSDVMMPRLDGLELVSRLRGDPRTASVPVLLLSARAGQEASIEGLQAGADDYLVKPFAAAELLARVRANVELARLRGHHLRWRTALIDSLQEAFFVCDDSGAVVEINTAFTDILGYGPEDLPYTPVHPWWPDAVTDPGAHEEVGAAFAGLLENGQGSYTVPVTRRDGRRLWIAVTFNKAEDPDTGRQVTVGTFRDVTAEHYAVQRETALAALSTSLSRASNMSEALSGALDQLRSLWHADVVVAAVFGSDETPSLTATEPGLRWADLPAERRELLEALRGRPPLTVVTEDSGAGVPLEHPRGPLALWIDLGGHRPFTSEDQLLLSLLAGHLAQGLVRAHQIDQQREAAIALQRAILGPAQLPDGFAVRYEPATRPLEVGGDWYDTVALPDGRIGIVVGDCVGRGLEAASVMGQLRSACRALLLQDPSPARTLTALDQFAASVTGALCTTVFCGVLDPATGELTYSSAGHPPGILVHSDGSTRLLEEGRALPLAVRPGRPRPEASCSLPARATLLLYTDGLVERRRRPLSTGIEQAGDAMQEGRDMPVEDLASTVMSRLAPAGGYDDDVALLLYRHPAPLEITFPAESSQLAPVRKALRSWLAQCDLPPNTVQNVLVAAGEACANAIEHGHRNAPGEDVRLRAVALVDTLRVTVADSGRWKVPQPEINAHRGRGMSLMHALMQHVTVSPGPSGTTVDMQMRIA, from the coding sequence GTACCACACGTTCTCCTACAGCCCGCTGCGGGACGACGCCGGTGACATCGTCGGCATGCTCTGCGTGGTCAGCGAGGAGACCGAGCGGGTGATCGGCGAGCGGCGCATGGCCACCCTGCGTGACCTGGGCTCCGACCCGAGCGTGATCCGCACCGAGCAGGAGGTGCTGGCCTTCGCCGACCGGCAGCTGTCCCGCAACCGCAAGGACCTGCCCTTCACCCTGACCTACCTGTTCGACGGCGACGACGCCCGGCTGGCCGGCGCGACCGGCGTCACACCCGGCCTGCCCGTCGCACCCCGCCTTCTCCCCCTGGCCGGCTCCGAGGGGCCCTGGCCCGCCGCGGCGCTGGCCGAGGGCGAGGCGCGGGTGGTCCCGCTGACCGGCGTGCCGTTCGACGCTCTGCCCGGCGGCGACTGGCCCGAGCCGCCGACGGAGGCGCTCGTCGTGCCCCTGCTGCAGCAGGGCAGCGCGCCGTACGGCTTCCTCGTGGCCGCCCTGAACCGCTACCGCGAGCTGGACGAGCGCTACCGCGGGTTCATCGAGCTGGCGGCCGGGCACATCGCCTCCGGCATCGGCAGCGCCCGCAGCTACGAGGCACAGCAGCGGCGCGCGGAGGAACTGGCGGAGCTGGACCGGGCCAAGACCACCTTCTTCTCGAACATCAGCCACGAGCTCCGCACCCCTCTGACCCTGATCATGGGACCCGTCGAGGAGCTGCGCACCCGGCTCACCGACGCGGGCGAGGAGATACGGACCGAGCTCGACGTCATCCACCGCAACGGGCTGCGGCTGGGCAAGCTGGTCAACACGCTGCTGGACTTCTCACGCATCGAGGCCGGCCGGATGCAGGCCGCCTACGAACCGGTCGAACTGGGCGCCGTGACGGCGGAGCTGGCCAGCGTCTTCCGTTCGGCCGTGGAGAGGGCCGGGCTCACCTTCGACGTGGACTGCTCCTCGCTGGACGAGCCGGTGTACGTGGACCGCTCCATGTGGGAGAAGGTGGTCCTGAACCTGCTGAGCAACGCGCTGAAGTTCACCTTCGAGGGGACGGTCGGCGTCGCCGTGCGCCGGTCCGGCTCCCACGCCGTGGTCACGGTGGCCGACACCGGGACCGGCGTGCCGGAGGCGGAGATGCCCCGGCTGTTCGAGCGCTTCCACCGCATCGAGAACGCCCGCTCCCGCTCGAACGAGGGAAGCGGCATCGGACTGGCCCTGGTGCGCGAACTCGTCGGCCTGCACGGCGGCACGATCGACGCCGAGAGCGCCGAGGGGAAGGGCACCACCTTCACCATCCGGCTGCCGTTCGGCACCGGGCACCTGCCCGCCGACTCCGTGGTGGCCGCGCCCGCCGGCACCCCGGCCTCCGCCACCGCCGACCCTTACGTCCACGAGGCGCTCCGCTGGCTCCCGGAGAGCGCGGCGGGCACCACGGCCGACGACGGCGCGGAGACGGCGGGCGCCGCCCCGCTCGGGTCGGACGCCGGCACCACACGCAGCGCACGGGTGCTGGTGGCCGACGACAACGCCGACATGCGCGAGTACCTCACCCGCATCCTGACCGCCGGGGGGTACGAGGTCACCGCGGTCACCGACGGCGTCGAAGCACTCGACGCCGCCCGCCGCCGCACCCCCGACCTCGTCGTCAGCGACGTGATGATGCCCCGGCTGGACGGCCTGGAGCTGGTGTCGCGCCTGCGGGGCGACCCCCGTACGGCCTCCGTGCCGGTCCTGCTGCTGTCGGCGAGGGCCGGGCAGGAGGCGTCGATCGAGGGACTGCAGGCCGGCGCCGACGACTACCTGGTGAAGCCCTTCGCCGCCGCCGAGCTGCTCGCCCGGGTCCGCGCCAACGTCGAACTGGCCCGGCTGCGCGGTCACCACCTGCGCTGGCGCACCGCGCTCATCGACTCGCTCCAGGAGGCGTTCTTCGTCTGCGACGACTCCGGTGCCGTCGTGGAGATCAACACGGCCTTCACCGACATCCTCGGCTACGGTCCCGAGGACCTGCCGTACACCCCGGTGCACCCCTGGTGGCCGGACGCGGTCACCGACCCGGGCGCACACGAGGAGGTCGGCGCCGCCTTCGCCGGCCTGCTGGAGAACGGGCAGGGCTCGTACACCGTGCCGGTCACCCGCCGCGACGGCCGTCGCCTGTGGATAGCCGTGACCTTCAACAAGGCCGAGGACCCCGACACGGGGCGCCAGGTCACGGTCGGCACCTTCCGCGACGTCACCGCCGAGCACTACGCCGTCCAGCGTGAGACGGCGCTCGCGGCGCTGAGCACCTCGTTGTCACGCGCCTCCAACATGTCCGAGGCGCTGTCCGGCGCGCTGGACCAGCTGCGGTCGCTGTGGCACGCGGACGTCGTGGTGGCCGCCGTCTTCGGCAGCGACGAGACACCCTCACTCACGGCCACCGAACCCGGCCTGCGGTGGGCGGACCTGCCGGCCGAGCGCCGGGAACTGCTCGAAGCGCTGCGCGGCCGGCCCCCGCTCACCGTGGTGACGGAGGACAGCGGCGCGGGCGTGCCGCTGGAACACCCGCGGGGCCCGCTGGCCCTCTGGATCGACCTGGGCGGACACCGGCCCTTCACCTCCGAGGACCAGCTGCTGCTGTCGCTGCTCGCCGGGCACCTTGCGCAGGGCCTGGTGCGGGCGCACCAGATCGACCAGCAGCGCGAGGCCGCGATCGCGCTCCAGCGCGCCATCCTCGGCCCCGCACAGCTCCCCGACGGCTTCGCCGTGCGGTACGAACCGGCCACGCGCCCCCTGGAGGTGGGCGGCGACTGGTACGACACTGTCGCCCTGCCCGACGGGCGCATCGGCATCGTCGTGGGTGACTGCGTCGGACGCGGCCTGGAGGCGGCCAGCGTCATGGGACAACTGCGCAGCGCCTGCCGCGCACTGCTGCTCCAGGACCCCAGCCCCGCCCGGACGCTGACGGCGCTCGACCAGTTCGCGGCGAGCGTGACCGGCGCGCTGTGCACGACCGTGTTCTGCGGTGTGCTCGACCCCGCCACCGGAGAACTCACCTACTCCAGCGCCGGGCACCCGCCGGGCATCCTCGTGCATTCCGACGGCAGCACCCGGCTGCTGGAGGAGGGGCGCGCGCTGCCCCTGGCCGTACGGCCGGGCCGGCCGCGCCCGGAGGCCTCCTGCTCCCTTCCCGCCCGCGCCACGCTGCTGCTGTACACCGACGGTCTCGTGGAACGCCGCCGGCGTCCCCTCAGCACTGGCATCGAGCAGGCCGGCGACGCCATGCAGGAGGGCCGCGACATGCCGGTCGAGGACCTCGCCAGCACGGTGATGTCACGGCTCGCGCCGGCAGGGGGATACGACGACGACGTGGCGCTGCTGCTCTACCGTCACCCGGCGCCGCTGGAGATCACCTTCCCGGCCGAGTCCTCCCAGCTGGCACCCGTCCGCAAGGCGCTGCGCAGCTGGCTCGCCCAGTGCGACCTGCCGCCGAACACGGTGCAGAACGTACTCGTCGCCGCCGGTGAGGCGTGCGCGAACGCGATCGAGCACGGCCATCGGAACGCCCCCGGGGAAGACGTACGGCTGCGCGCCGTGGCACTGGTGGACACCCTGCGCGTGACGGTGGCCGACAGCGGCCGGTGGAAGGTCCCGCAGCCCGAGATCAACGCTCACCGCGGCCGGGGCATGTCCCTGATGCACGCGCTGATGCAGCACGTCACCGTCTCTCCCGGCCCGTCCGGCACCACCGTCGACATGCAGATGAGGATCGCCTGA
- a CDS encoding STAS domain-containing protein, whose translation MTTPLTLIPGRSPDGTVRLAVSGEIDMSNAGHLAEALDGGAGPLVLDLTEVEYLDSAGLSVLFAHAERLELVVPPLLEPVLTVSGLADLVPVVHSAGTRNGPQG comes from the coding sequence ATGACAACCCCGCTCACGCTCATACCCGGACGGAGCCCCGACGGCACCGTCCGTCTCGCCGTCAGCGGCGAGATCGACATGAGCAACGCCGGTCATCTGGCCGAGGCCCTGGACGGGGGTGCGGGCCCCCTCGTGCTGGACCTGACGGAGGTGGAGTACCTCGACAGCGCCGGGCTGAGCGTGCTGTTCGCCCACGCCGAGAGGCTGGAGCTGGTCGTCCCCCCGCTGCTCGAGCCCGTCCTCACCGTCTCGGGTCTCGCCGATCTCGTCCCCGTCGTCCACAGCGCCGGCACACGGAACGGACCGCAGGGTTGA
- a CDS encoding STAS domain-containing protein, whose product MSHVSDTLDTTIRHTGERTAVVVVTGDVDLHTAPVLRAQALTAVGQGAPHLVLDMAQVDFVDSTGLSTLIVLMHATQEAGGSLRIASVPDRLVRMVTMTGISQLLPMHDTVADALAALAAGDAADGTGPSR is encoded by the coding sequence ATGTCTCACGTGAGTGACACCCTCGACACGACCATCAGACACACCGGGGAGCGCACCGCCGTCGTCGTCGTCACCGGAGATGTCGATCTGCACACCGCGCCCGTGCTGCGTGCGCAGGCGCTGACCGCCGTGGGACAAGGTGCTCCGCACCTCGTCCTGGACATGGCCCAGGTGGACTTCGTCGATTCCACCGGCCTCAGCACCCTCATCGTCCTGATGCACGCCACCCAGGAGGCCGGCGGGTCACTCCGCATCGCGAGCGTTCCCGACCGTCTCGTGCGCATGGTGACCATGACCGGCATCTCCCAGCTGCTCCCCATGCACGACACGGTCGCCGACGCGCTGGCCGCCCTCGCAGCGGGCGATGCCGCCGACGGCACCGGCCCGTCCCGGTGA
- a CDS encoding SpoIIE family protein phosphatase: MRAERESRSPQGTRPSPAARASDEDLSLLFGTSTALFASMAGPAHVLEAANPAFFTAIGGERRERTGVPLGDLMPELKGQGFLALLDQVYRTGERHVGRDTRVVLGVGRQAREAFVDFTYEARRDSGGNVIGVRMIGVETTQAKHARRLAAEQRALLEQIARQAPLPEVLEGMCRVIEELSPDVIVSVLLADEDGCRLHHGAAPSLPVFYNEAIDGIATGEGAGSCGTAAHRRRKVIVTDIATDPLWDDFRDLAVRAGLAACWSTPILARDGRVLGTFAMYHRTPRAPQDTDLALARLFVDTAGLAIERHHAEQARRTADAREKAARDDLSFLLNVSTALAGPLDEGQTLRRVADLAVPALAPLAVVDVLEAGRVHRVAAAATTGHARELLASHGALRETGDDAVARVLATGLTEVARRTPVGPGLWQELGVTGYVCVPLMDRERPFGVLSLFATDDASLGGHRIALAEEVARRAASAARNARQYAQRAALARDLQTGLLLPDLPDVPGAQLAALYRPAGQGLDIGGDFYDVFPRGDGSWSFVLGDVCGRGARAATTTALVRHTARAVAPLLDDPVSVVKAVDRALNDRNSQQNNGFVTLVYGHLTQADDGLAVELVRAGHTPPLLLDACHTVTPVEVPGGLLGIGIPPTLDAVRLTLRPTESLVLYTDGITECRAADTEQYGEERLAGALASVPVRPTATDVVRSLTEDIRAFMGGHTVDDDQAALVVTAEGPSPVSR; the protein is encoded by the coding sequence ATGAGAGCTGAACGGGAATCGCGGTCACCGCAGGGGACGCGCCCGTCACCGGCGGCACGGGCCTCGGACGAGGACCTGTCGCTGCTGTTCGGGACGTCGACCGCGCTGTTCGCCTCCATGGCAGGGCCCGCCCATGTGCTGGAGGCCGCGAACCCGGCGTTCTTCACGGCGATCGGGGGCGAGCGGCGGGAACGCACCGGTGTGCCCCTGGGCGATCTGATGCCCGAGCTGAAGGGCCAGGGCTTCCTCGCGCTGCTCGACCAGGTCTACCGGACGGGGGAGCGGCACGTCGGCCGGGACACCCGCGTCGTCCTCGGCGTCGGCCGCCAGGCCCGTGAGGCGTTCGTCGACTTCACCTACGAGGCCCGCCGCGACAGCGGCGGCAACGTCATCGGCGTACGCATGATCGGCGTGGAGACCACTCAGGCCAAACACGCCCGGCGACTGGCCGCCGAGCAGCGCGCCCTCCTCGAACAGATCGCCCGCCAGGCGCCGCTGCCCGAGGTGCTGGAGGGCATGTGCCGGGTGATCGAGGAGCTGTCTCCCGACGTCATCGTCTCCGTCCTGCTGGCGGACGAGGACGGCTGCCGCCTGCACCACGGAGCCGCGCCCAGCCTGCCCGTCTTCTACAACGAGGCCATCGACGGCATCGCCACCGGTGAGGGCGCCGGCTCGTGCGGCACGGCCGCCCACCGGCGCCGCAAGGTGATCGTCACCGACATCGCCACCGACCCCCTGTGGGACGACTTCCGTGACCTGGCCGTCCGGGCGGGGCTGGCCGCGTGCTGGTCCACCCCGATCCTCGCCCGTGACGGGCGGGTGCTGGGCACCTTCGCGATGTACCACCGCACACCGCGCGCCCCCCAGGACACGGACCTGGCGCTGGCCCGCCTGTTCGTCGACACCGCCGGCCTCGCCATCGAGCGGCACCACGCCGAGCAGGCCCGGCGGACGGCCGACGCCCGGGAGAAGGCGGCACGCGACGACCTCTCCTTCCTGCTGAACGTCAGCACCGCGCTGGCCGGCCCGCTGGACGAAGGGCAGACCCTGCGACGGGTGGCCGACCTGGCGGTCCCGGCGCTGGCCCCGCTCGCGGTGGTGGACGTCCTGGAGGCCGGGCGGGTGCACCGGGTGGCGGCCGCCGCCACGACCGGGCACGCCCGCGAACTGCTCGCCTCGCACGGCGCCCTGAGGGAGACCGGGGACGACGCCGTCGCACGGGTCCTGGCCACCGGCCTCACCGAGGTGGCCCGCCGCACCCCGGTCGGTCCCGGACTCTGGCAGGAACTGGGCGTCACCGGATACGTCTGCGTGCCGCTCATGGACCGGGAGCGGCCCTTCGGCGTCCTGAGCCTGTTCGCGACGGACGACGCGTCCCTCGGCGGCCACCGGATCGCCCTGGCGGAGGAAGTGGCCCGCCGCGCCGCCTCCGCCGCGCGCAACGCCCGCCAGTACGCGCAGCGCGCCGCCCTCGCCCGTGACCTCCAGACCGGCCTGCTGCTGCCGGACCTGCCCGACGTCCCCGGGGCGCAGCTGGCCGCCCTCTACCGCCCGGCGGGTCAAGGGCTCGACATCGGGGGCGACTTCTACGACGTCTTCCCCCGCGGGGACGGCAGCTGGTCCTTCGTCCTCGGAGACGTCTGCGGGCGCGGGGCGAGGGCGGCCACCACGACGGCCCTGGTCCGTCACACCGCCCGTGCCGTCGCCCCGCTGCTCGACGACCCGGTCAGCGTCGTCAAGGCCGTCGACAGAGCGCTGAACGACCGCAACTCCCAGCAGAACAACGGCTTCGTGACGCTCGTCTACGGCCATCTCACGCAGGCCGACGACGGACTCGCCGTCGAGCTCGTGAGGGCCGGCCACACACCGCCCCTCCTGCTGGACGCCTGCCACACGGTGACTCCGGTCGAGGTCCCCGGCGGTCTGCTCGGCATCGGCATCCCGCCCACGCTCGACGCCGTCCGCCTCACGCTGCGCCCCACGGAGAGCCTGGTGCTGTACACCGACGGCATCACCGAATGCCGGGCCGCGGACACGGAGCAGTACGGGGAGGAGCGACTGGCCGGCGCCCTGGCCTCCGTCCCGGTCCGCCCGACCGCGACCGACGTCGTACGGAGCCTGACGGAGGACATCCGCGCCTTCATGGGCGGCCACACGGTCGACGACGACCAGGCGGCGTTGGTCGTCACGGCGGAGGGACCGTCACCGGTTTCCCGGTAG
- a CDS encoding cryptochrome/photolyase family protein, which translates to MTVAVVLFTADLRLRDHPPLHAALRSADEVVPLFVLDPGIHAAGFDAPNRRAFLADCLGDLDDGLRRRGGRLVVRSGPVVREVRAVAAACGATEVHLAAGVTAYAHRREERLRRELGTAGVALRVHEAVITAVAPGAVTPAGSDHFAVFTPYSRRWSEQTLRTPLAAPRAVRVPDGVHGEPLPGRADGSGTSPGLPPGGETAGRDRLARWTRSGGLDAYEERHDDLAGDATSRLSPYLHLGALSAVEAVHRARARGGPGAEAFVRQLCWRDFHHQVLAARPEASWRDYRTRDDRWRGEDDAAGDIAAWRDGRTGYPIVDAAMRQLRHEGWMHNRARLLTASFLTKTLYVDWRIGARHFLDLLVDGDIVNNQLNWQWAAGTGTDTRPHRVLNPTVQAKRFDPDGAYVRRWVPELADVDAGRIHEPWRLPEDRRTALAYPPPIVDLADALTRFRHARGRD; encoded by the coding sequence GTGACCGTCGCCGTGGTCCTGTTCACCGCGGACCTGCGCCTGCGCGACCATCCGCCGCTGCACGCGGCGCTGCGGTCGGCGGACGAGGTGGTGCCGCTGTTCGTGCTCGACCCCGGCATCCACGCGGCCGGCTTCGACGCGCCGAACCGGCGGGCCTTCCTCGCCGACTGCCTGGGCGACCTCGACGACGGCCTGCGGCGCCGCGGCGGCCGGCTGGTGGTCCGCTCCGGGCCGGTCGTCCGGGAGGTCCGCGCGGTGGCCGCCGCGTGCGGGGCCACCGAGGTGCACCTGGCCGCGGGCGTCACCGCGTACGCCCACCGCCGTGAGGAGCGGCTGCGCCGGGAGCTCGGCACCGCCGGCGTGGCCCTGCGGGTGCACGAGGCGGTGATCACCGCCGTCGCCCCGGGTGCGGTGACCCCGGCCGGCTCGGACCACTTCGCCGTGTTCACCCCGTACTCCCGTCGCTGGTCCGAGCAGACACTCCGCACACCCCTCGCGGCGCCCCGCGCCGTCCGTGTCCCCGACGGGGTGCACGGTGAGCCGCTGCCCGGCCGCGCGGACGGGTCCGGCACCTCCCCCGGTCTGCCGCCGGGAGGGGAGACGGCCGGCCGGGACCGGCTCGCGCGGTGGACGCGCTCCGGGGGCCTGGACGCCTACGAGGAACGGCACGACGACCTCGCGGGCGACGCGACCTCACGGCTGTCGCCCTACCTCCACCTCGGGGCGCTCTCCGCGGTCGAGGCCGTCCACCGGGCACGCGCGCGGGGAGGTCCGGGCGCGGAGGCCTTCGTCCGTCAGCTGTGCTGGCGGGACTTCCACCACCAGGTGCTGGCGGCCCGGCCCGAGGCGTCCTGGCGGGACTACCGCACACGGGACGACCGGTGGCGCGGCGAGGACGACGCCGCCGGGGACATCGCCGCGTGGCGGGACGGGCGGACCGGCTACCCGATCGTCGACGCGGCCATGCGCCAGCTGCGTCACGAGGGCTGGATGCACAACCGGGCGCGTCTGCTGACGGCGAGTTTCCTCACCAAGACGCTGTACGTCGACTGGCGGATCGGCGCCCGGCACTTCCTGGACCTGCTCGTGGACGGTGACATCGTCAACAACCAGCTCAACTGGCAGTGGGCCGCCGGCACGGGCACCGACACCCGCCCCCACCGGGTCCTCAACCCCACGGTCCAGGCCAAGCGGTTCGACCCGGACGGAGCGTACGTACGCCGCTGGGTCCCGGAACTCGCGGACGTCGACGCCGGGCGGATCCACGAACCGTGGCGCCTCCCGGAGGACCGCCGCACGGCACTCGCCTACCCGCCCCCGATCGTCGACCTCGCCGACGCCCTCACCCGCTTCCGGCATGCGCGGGGCCGTGACTGA
- a CDS encoding thiamine pyrophosphate-requiring protein — MASTKVSDFILQRLRDWDVDHVFGYAGDGINGLLAAWGRAGNKPKFVQARHEEMAAFQAVGYAKFSGRAGVCAATSGPGAIHLLNGLYDAKLDHVPVVALVGQTNRSAMGGSYQQEVDLASLFKDVASDFCETATVPEQLPNLVDRAFRTAYARRTVTAIILPGDVQELDYSPPTHAFKMVPSSLGLGRSAPVPADEDLQRAADVLNAGEKVAVLIGQGARGAREEVERLADVLGAGVAKALLGKDALPDDLPYVTGSIGLLGTRPSYELMRGCDTLLMIGSSFPYTQFLPELDQARAVQIDIDPHMIGLRYPNEVNLVGDARETLRRLLPRLHRKEDRTWREGVERNVARWWEVMQRRAAVSADPVNPEYVVHALDGRLPDDVILAADSGSAANWYARHLRLRGRMRGSLSGTLATMGPAVPYCIGAKFAHPDRPAVALVGDGAMQMNGMMEMVTAAKYYREWSDPRLIVAVLNNGDLNQVTWEMRAMSGAPQFEESQAIPDLPYADLARSMRLDGVRVEKPRQVEAAWDRAFAADRPFVIDFRTDPAVPPVPPHASLDQIEAAAGAILKGDSDRGSMVRQGLKAKVQEMLPGTRHRSDRPGAGPDDSAGGGG; from the coding sequence ATGGCCAGCACGAAGGTGTCCGACTTCATCCTCCAGCGCCTGCGCGACTGGGATGTCGACCATGTCTTCGGCTACGCGGGCGACGGGATCAACGGGCTGCTGGCCGCCTGGGGCCGCGCCGGCAACAAGCCGAAGTTCGTGCAGGCACGGCACGAGGAGATGGCCGCCTTCCAGGCGGTCGGGTACGCGAAGTTCTCGGGCAGGGCCGGCGTGTGCGCGGCGACCTCGGGTCCCGGCGCGATCCACCTGCTGAACGGGCTGTACGACGCCAAGCTGGACCACGTGCCGGTGGTGGCGCTGGTCGGGCAGACCAACCGCAGCGCCATGGGCGGCTCCTACCAGCAGGAGGTCGACCTCGCCTCGCTCTTCAAGGACGTGGCGTCCGACTTCTGCGAGACGGCGACGGTCCCCGAGCAGCTGCCGAACCTGGTCGACCGGGCCTTCCGCACCGCGTACGCCCGCCGCACCGTCACCGCGATCATCCTCCCCGGTGACGTGCAGGAACTGGACTACAGCCCGCCCACGCACGCCTTCAAGATGGTGCCCTCCAGCCTCGGCCTGGGCCGGTCGGCGCCGGTCCCCGCGGACGAGGACCTGCAGCGGGCCGCCGACGTGCTGAACGCGGGCGAGAAGGTCGCCGTCCTGATCGGGCAGGGCGCGCGCGGCGCCCGCGAGGAGGTCGAGCGGCTGGCGGACGTGCTGGGCGCCGGGGTGGCCAAGGCGCTGCTCGGCAAGGACGCCCTGCCCGACGACCTGCCCTACGTCACCGGCTCCATCGGGCTGCTGGGCACCCGCCCCTCCTACGAGCTGATGCGGGGGTGCGACACGCTGCTGATGATCGGCTCCAGCTTCCCGTACACGCAGTTCCTGCCGGAGCTGGACCAGGCGCGGGCCGTGCAGATCGACATCGACCCGCACATGATCGGCCTGCGTTACCCGAACGAGGTGAACCTGGTCGGCGACGCCCGCGAGACCCTGCGGCGGCTGCTGCCGCGCCTGCACCGCAAGGAGGACCGGACCTGGCGGGAGGGGGTCGAGAGGAACGTCGCCCGCTGGTGGGAGGTGATGCAGCGGCGCGCCGCCGTCAGCGCCGACCCGGTCAATCCGGAGTACGTGGTGCACGCCCTGGACGGCCGGCTGCCCGACGACGTGATCCTCGCCGCCGACTCCGGTTCGGCCGCCAACTGGTACGCCCGGCACCTGCGGCTGCGCGGCCGGATGCGCGGCTCGCTGTCCGGCACCCTCGCCACGATGGGCCCCGCTGTGCCGTACTGCATCGGTGCGAAGTTCGCCCACCCCGACCGGCCGGCCGTCGCCCTGGTCGGGGACGGGGCGATGCAGATGAACGGGATGATGGAGATGGTCACGGCCGCCAAGTACTATCGCGAGTGGTCCGACCCGCGGCTGATCGTCGCCGTGCTGAACAACGGCGACCTGAACCAGGTGACGTGGGAGATGCGCGCCATGTCCGGCGCCCCGCAGTTCGAGGAGTCGCAAGCCATCCCGGACCTCCCCTACGCGGACCTCGCCCGGAGCATGCGCCTGGACGGCGTGCGGGTCGAGAAGCCCCGGCAGGTCGAGGCCGCCTGGGACCGGGCGTTCGCCGCCGACCGGCCGTTCGTCATCGACTTCCGCACCGACCCGGCCGTCCCGCCGGTCCCGCCGCACGCCTCCCTGGACCAGATCGAGGCGGCGGCCGGCGCGATCCTCAAGGGCGACAGCGACCGCGGTTCCATGGTCAGGCAGGGCCTGAAGGCCAAGGTCCAGGAGATGCTGCCGGGCACCCGCCACCGCTCCGACCGCCCCGGCGCCGGACCGGACGACAGCGCCGGGGGCGGCGGGTGA
- a CDS encoding SDR family NAD(P)-dependent oxidoreductase, protein MTDTRPLALITGASSGIGLELARQFASHGYDLVVNAEDEELESAARELREPGAEVRAVRADLRTGEGRFLLLDALDGLTVDVAALNAGVGQGGAFVDTDLTDDQEVIDLNVTATVRLAKPLLRAMVARGEGRLAFTSSVASQMPGSFQPVYNASKSFVQSFAQALAEEVKDTGVTVTSFMPGPTETEFFDRADMSGDTRMGSMKKDDPAQVAGQAFEAIVKGEKKAVTGSLMTKAQGLAGKVLPDGVKAAAHRRMAEPGTGDGEGSGQK, encoded by the coding sequence ATGACTGACACACGGCCACTCGCACTGATCACCGGCGCGTCCAGCGGCATCGGCCTCGAGCTGGCCCGGCAGTTCGCGTCGCACGGCTACGACCTCGTGGTGAACGCCGAGGACGAGGAGCTGGAGTCCGCCGCCCGGGAGCTGCGGGAGCCGGGCGCGGAGGTGCGCGCGGTGCGCGCCGACCTGCGGACCGGCGAGGGACGGTTCCTGCTCCTGGACGCGCTCGACGGCCTGACAGTCGACGTCGCCGCCCTGAACGCCGGGGTCGGCCAGGGCGGCGCCTTCGTCGACACCGACCTCACCGACGACCAGGAGGTCATCGACCTCAACGTCACCGCGACCGTACGGCTGGCCAAGCCGCTGCTGCGGGCGATGGTGGCGCGCGGTGAGGGGCGGCTCGCCTTCACCTCGTCCGTCGCCTCGCAGATGCCCGGCTCCTTCCAGCCGGTCTACAACGCGTCCAAGTCGTTCGTGCAGTCCTTCGCCCAGGCGCTGGCGGAAGAGGTGAAGGACACCGGTGTGACCGTCACGTCCTTCATGCCGGGACCGACGGAGACCGAGTTCTTCGACCGCGCGGACATGAGCGGGGACACCCGCATGGGATCCATGAAGAAGGACGACCCCGCGCAGGTGGCCGGGCAGGCGTTCGAGGCGATCGTGAAGGGGGAGAAGAAGGCCGTCACCGGGTCGCTGATGACCAAGGCGCAGGGCCTGGCCGGGAAGGTGCTGCCGGACGGGGTGAAGGCGGCGGCCCACCGGCGGATGGCCGAGCCGGGGACGGGGGACGGCGAGGGCTCCGGACAGAAGTGA